A region of Rhodamnia argentea isolate NSW1041297 chromosome 9, ASM2092103v1, whole genome shotgun sequence DNA encodes the following proteins:
- the LOC125316430 gene encoding uncharacterized protein LOC125316430 has product MVENPEDKAGRFRDRPRPEIREVLLPFNLKDYNELYERARLVERGINERAATASSRFARARRDIRQGKRSMPGSVTSIPPNRAGAITKPTYYQNEDCRICHRRHRPGPCPMRIGACFGCGQTGHQVRDCPQRQGSRPQGGQPGGSAPRNTRNRPPAQGRMFAVTRDTANDSPTVTGTVLLHNQAAYALFDLGATHSFVAEQLVKLVDLETKSLDTTYRISTPLQDSVVVAVGCPGCKPVVSGREDRIDLIMLEMYDFDLIVGIDWLKKQRAIVDCHRKVIQFNPQDSASFEFVGNRGGTSTTMISSLEATRLLEDGCYGYLASVVDTSIEEPKLEDIPIVQEFPDVFPKELSGLPP; this is encoded by the coding sequence ATGGTCGAAAACCCCGAAGACAAGGCCGGAAGGTTTCGAGATAGACCGAGGCCCGAAATAAGGGAAGTATTGTTGCCTTTTAATTTGAAAGACTATAATGAGCTGTATGAGAGGGCTCGGTTGGTAGAAAGGGGTATTAATGAAAGGGCTGCCACTGCCAGTTCAAGGTTTGCTCGTGCCAGAAGAGACATTAGGCAAGGCAAGAGGTCGATGCCTGGTAGCGTGACCTCTATCCCACCAAACAGAGCTGGCGCCATTACTAAGCCGACCTATTATCAGAATGAGGATTGTCGCATTTGCCATCGAAGGCATAGGCCAGGCCCGTGCCCTATGAGAATTGGAGCTTGTTTTGGATGTGGTCAAACTGGCCATCAAGTGAGAGATTGCCCGCAACGCCAAGGGAGTAGGCCACAAGGAGGGCAACCTGGAGGAAGCGCACCACGTAACACTCGGAATCGACCTCCAGCTCAAGGAAGGATGTTTGCGGTCACTCGAGATACGGCGAATGATTCGCCAACCGTGACAGGTACGGTCCTTTTACATAATCAAGCTGCATACGCTTTGTTTGATCTTGGTGCGACACATTCATTTGTGGCTGAACAACTTGTTAAGCTAGTTGACTTGGAAACGAAGTCGTTGGATACGACATATAGGATTTCTACGCCCTTACAAGATAGTGTAGTGGTTGCTGTAGGCTGCCCTGGATGTAAACCGGTAGTAAGTGGTCGTGAGGATAGgatagatttgattatgttggaaatgtatgactttgatttgATAGTCGGAATAGATTGGCTGAAGAAACAGAGGGCGATAGTGGATTGTCATCGTAAGGTGATTCAGTTTAACCCTCAGGATAGTGctagttttgaatttgtgggtaatcgaggaggaacctcgacgACGATGATATCGTCGCTCGAGGCGACTAGATTATTGGAAGATGGGTGTTATGGTTATTTGGCGTCAGTGGTTGATACCTCTATTGAAGAGCCTAAGTTGGAAGACATACCGATCGTACAAGAGTTCCCCGATGTTTTTCCTAAGGAATTGTCGGGCTTACCACCGTAA